A genomic segment from Microbulbifer elongatus encodes:
- a CDS encoding O-acetyl-ADP-ribose deacetylase: protein MIEVHLGDITRLHVDVIVNAANQRLLGGGGVDGAIHRAAGPELMEACRAIGGCPVGEVRATAGYRLPVKRIYHTVGPVWRSGNLGEPELLASCYRQCLNLARREHAHSIAFPAISCGVYDYPPELAVEIAVEQAQNHLDRDGGPRHVIFCCIDEDMAELYRMQLDACVRR from the coding sequence GTGATCGAAGTACACCTCGGTGATATCACTCGGTTGCATGTGGATGTAATCGTCAATGCAGCCAACCAGAGGCTCCTTGGCGGAGGCGGCGTCGATGGCGCCATCCACCGTGCGGCAGGCCCAGAGTTGATGGAGGCCTGCCGCGCTATTGGCGGTTGCCCGGTAGGGGAAGTGCGCGCCACCGCCGGATACCGGCTGCCGGTGAAGCGAATCTATCACACGGTCGGCCCGGTCTGGCGTAGCGGTAATCTTGGCGAACCGGAGCTACTCGCCAGCTGTTATCGCCAGTGTCTCAACCTTGCGCGGCGCGAACACGCCCATTCCATTGCCTTTCCTGCCATTAGTTGTGGCGTCTACGATTACCCTCCTGAGCTCGCAGTAGAAATTGCCGTTGAGCAGGCTCAAAATCATCTCGACCGCGACGGTGGTCCCCGCCATGTCATTTTCTGCTGTATTGATGAAGATATGGCCGAGCTCTATCGCATGCAGTTGGACGCCTGTGTGCGTCGTTGA
- the putP gene encoding sodium/proline symporter PutP, translating into MSGQWLVALTFIAYLALILAIGVYAYRRTKDASDYFLGGRSLPPAVAALSAGASDMSGWLLLGLPGAAYATGLSSGWIAIGLFSGIVLSWTTMARRLRIYTYALDDSLTVPAYLHRRFNLATPWLRTICAFFILLFFLFYVASGLIAGGKLFETVFGWDYQWAVVIGAIAVISYTLFGGFLAVSWTDVFQGLLMSLALVIVPIMVISDEGGWGSAWTTMQAEHPELMHWMRDNTGATLGVAAVLSSLAWGLGYFGQPHILARFKALRHPDDMPAAATVAAIWSLAGFLGAMCVGLFGHLELSTTLPDGERIFMALVESLFHPLVAGILLAAILSAIMSTADSQLLVSSAALAEDIYHVWFGKQASSESIVKVGRWAVVALSLIAVGVAMDPGSKVLDVVAYAWAGLGAAIGPAILISLYWSRMTGAGAIAGVLVGGITVVVWKQLSGGIFDIYELLPGFVLSAAAIVLVSAVTHCPEGISTRHRQLLGQKQ; encoded by the coding sequence ATGTCCGGACAGTGGCTTGTCGCCCTTACGTTTATCGCTTATCTCGCCCTGATTCTTGCCATCGGTGTCTATGCCTACCGGCGTACCAAGGATGCCAGCGATTACTTTCTCGGTGGTCGCTCGCTGCCGCCGGCGGTTGCAGCGCTGAGTGCCGGGGCTTCGGACATGAGCGGCTGGCTGCTGCTGGGGCTGCCCGGTGCCGCCTATGCCACCGGGCTTTCTTCCGGGTGGATTGCCATTGGCCTGTTCAGCGGCATTGTCTTGAGCTGGACCACCATGGCGCGCCGGCTGCGCATCTACACCTATGCCCTGGATGACTCTCTCACCGTGCCCGCCTACCTGCACCGCCGCTTCAATCTTGCCACGCCCTGGTTGCGCACCATCTGTGCCTTTTTCATTTTGCTGTTTTTTCTGTTCTACGTGGCTTCCGGCCTGATTGCCGGCGGCAAGTTGTTTGAGACTGTATTTGGCTGGGATTACCAGTGGGCGGTGGTGATTGGGGCGATTGCTGTGATCTCCTACACCCTGTTTGGGGGCTTCCTGGCGGTGTCCTGGACCGATGTATTTCAAGGGCTGCTGATGAGCCTCGCGCTGGTGATTGTGCCGATCATGGTAATTTCCGATGAGGGTGGTTGGGGGAGCGCCTGGACGACCATGCAGGCGGAGCATCCGGAATTGATGCACTGGATGAGGGACAACACCGGCGCCACCCTGGGGGTGGCTGCGGTCCTGAGTTCTCTGGCGTGGGGACTCGGGTACTTTGGTCAACCGCACATTCTGGCCCGCTTCAAGGCGCTGCGGCATCCGGATGACATGCCGGCTGCGGCTACCGTCGCTGCGATCTGGTCCCTGGCCGGCTTTCTCGGGGCTATGTGTGTCGGCCTGTTTGGCCACCTGGAGCTTTCCACGACACTGCCGGATGGTGAGCGGATCTTTATGGCGTTGGTGGAGTCTCTGTTTCATCCTCTGGTAGCCGGCATTCTGCTGGCAGCGATACTGTCCGCCATTATGAGCACCGCAGATTCCCAGTTACTGGTGTCGTCCGCGGCGTTGGCCGAGGATATCTACCATGTGTGGTTCGGCAAACAGGCTTCGTCGGAAAGTATCGTGAAAGTGGGCCGTTGGGCAGTGGTGGCGCTGTCATTGATTGCGGTGGGCGTCGCGATGGATCCGGGCTCCAAAGTGCTGGATGTGGTCGCCTATGCCTGGGCCGGCCTGGGCGCGGCTATCGGCCCGGCGATACTGATCAGCCTCTACTGGTCGCGCATGACCGGTGCCGGTGCCATTGCCGGTGTGTTGGTGGGGGGTATAACCGTTGTGGTATGGAAACAGCTCTCAGGTGGCATCTTCGATATATACGAGCTTTTACCGGGTTTTGTACTCTCCGCAGCTGCTATTGTTTTAGTAAGTGCCGTGACGCATTGCCCTGAAGGAATTTCAACGCGCCACCGTCAATTACTGGGGCAAAAGCAGTAG